The Henckelia pumila isolate YLH828 chromosome 2, ASM3356847v2, whole genome shotgun sequence genome includes a window with the following:
- the LOC140878687 gene encoding uncharacterized protein — MDHMQKDCPICGGSSSGFGSQATIQQLPQASSHGPSNLHPCVQGQVFAINLEQTRTESERMISGTFSSCGKPAYVSINTSASHSFISARFFKKFRLPCISLDVLLAVAIPMGHEVLDKSLVVGCTLGFEGHQLCAHLMVLAMDDFDCIIGIDLLTTYRATVDCYQRLVHFCPEDGDAW; from the coding sequence ATGGACCATATGCAGAAGGATTGTCCTATTTGTGGTGGATCGAGTAGTGGTtttggttctcaggctaccattCAGCAGCTTCCTCAGGCTTCATCTCATGGTCCATCTAACTTGCACCCATGTGTTCAGGGGCAAGTTTTTGCAATCAACCTGGAGCAGACTCGTACCGAGAGTGAGCGCATGATTTCAGGCACTTTTAGCTCATGTGGTAAACCTGCTTACGTTTCTATTAACACCAGTGCATCACATTCATTTATCTCTGCACGATTCTTCAAGAAGTTTAGATTACCCTGCATTTCCTTAGATGTTCTCTTAGCGGTAGCGATCCCGATGGGACATGAAGTTTTAGATAAGAGTCTAGTAGTAGGATGTACTTTGGGGTTTGAGGGTCATCAGTTATGTGCCCACTTGATGGTtttagcgatggatgactttgactGCATCATCGGGATTGACCTTCTGACTACTTATCGAGCCACGGTAGATTGTTACCAAAGGCTTGTACATTTTTGTCCGGAGGATGGTGATGCATggtga
- the LOC140883210 gene encoding probable inactive nicotinamidase At3g16190 — MAALAHSKWKNTALLVIDMQNDFIFPGGPMHVKGGEAIVPNVIKAIEVSRSRGIPVIWVVREHDPLGRDVELFRRHLYFAGKPKPTSKGSKGAELVDGLEIKDGDYKLVKTRFSAFFNTHLHSYLQGVGIKNLVIIGVQTPNCIRQTVFDAVALDYQTVTVVVDATAAATPEIHIANIFDMSHVGVAIPTLEEWCKSDD; from the exons ATGGCGGCCCTTGCTCACTCAAAGTGGAAGAACACTGCCCTTCTCGTAATTGACATGCAG aatgattttatttttcccGGTGGTCCGATGCATGTAAAAGGGGGCGAAGCTATTGTGCCAAATGTTATCAAAGCGATTGAGGTTTCTAGAAGTCGTGGCATTCCTGTTATTTGG GTTGTTCGTGAGCATGACCCTTTGGGGAGAGATGTTGAATTATTCCGCCGCCACTTGTACTTTGCTGGAAAACCAAAACCAACTTCTAAGGGCAGTAAGGGTGCGGAGCTGGTTGATGGGCTTGAGATCAAAGATGGTGACTATAAGCTGGTGAAGACGCGATTTAGTGCATTTTTTAACACACACCTCCATTCGTATCTTCAGGGTGTTGGAATTAAGAACTTGGTAATCATTG GTGTCCAAACCCCAAACTGTATCCGGCAGACTGTCTTCGATGCGGTAGCATTAGATTATCAAACTGTTACTGTGGTAGTTGATGCCACTGCCGCTGCAACTCCTGAAATCCATATTG caaatatttttgacatGAGCCATGTCGGAGTGGCGATACCAACACTAGAAGAATGGTGCAAATCCGACGATTAA
- the LOC140882021 gene encoding protein NRT1/ PTR FAMILY 1.2-like, with protein sequence MEKMKMAENLGCNDEEAGTMIPLEISSPERSSRKAKGGIITLPFIIANEAFQMVATVGLTPNMIIYLMNEYRMGVKDASNLMFYWSAASNFTPLIGAFIADSYLGRFVCIGVGCVISFLGMIQLWLTAMISSARPPPCSLLAQPCKSATTGQFALLISSFAIISIGGGGIKPCSAAFGADQIDNRNNPNNATVLERYFSWYYASTVVSVLIALTGVVYIQDHVGWKVGFGVPAILMFCSTLVFLLASSLYIKHKANKSLFTGLLQVIVVAYKNRKLSFPSDYSSGYHREEASAYTSPTDRLRFLNKACIIKNPQDVSSTGVSSNRWDLCTIDQVEELKALIKIIPLWSTGIMVSVNISQNSFPLLQAKSMDRHIGSNFQIPPGSFGMFSIIAIAVWVILYDRVIIPCASKIRGKKVYIDPRLRMGAGIFLSSVAMLVSGIVERIRKRKAIEQGLLNNPSGVVHMSALWLVPQYSFSGFAEALNIIGQIEFYYSEFPKSMSSIATSLSGVGMGVANLFASIILSNVDNITGGGGKESWVSNNINKGHYEYYYWLLATLCSVNMLYFLVCNWFYGPSVKKVVKSSIEGDGL encoded by the exons ATGGAGAAGATGAAAATGGCGGAGAATTTAGGTTGTAATGATGAAGAAGCTGGGACCATGATCCCTTTGGAAATATCATCACCGGAAAGAAGTTCAAGAAAAGCAAAGGGTGGAATCATCACTTTGCCATTCATCATAG CAAACGAAGCGTTTCAAATGGTGGCAACCGTTGGTTTGACGCCAAATATGATAATATACTTGATGAACGAATACAGAATGGGGGTGAAAGATGCAAGCAACTTGATGTTTTACTGGTCTGCCGCCTCAAATTTCACTCCTCTTATTGGTGCCTTCATCGCCGATTCATATCTTGGTCGTTTTGTCTGTATTGGAGTCGGATGCGTCATTTCTTTCTTG GGGATGATTCAACTATGGCTTACGGCTATGATTTCGAGCGCAAGGCCACCGCCGTGTTCTCTCTTGGCTCAGCCCTGTAAATCCGCAACAACTGGACAATTCGCGCTCTTGATATCCTCGTTCGCCATAATATCCATTGGTGGTGGTGGAATAAAGCCATGTTCCGCGGCATTCGGTGCTGATCAAATCGACAATAGAAACAATCCCAATAATGCAACTGTATTAGAACGCTACTTTAGTTGGTATTACGCATCGACCGTAGTCTCAGTTTTGATCGCTCTAACGGGTGTCGTCTACATTCAAGATCACGTGGGTTGGAAAGTGGGCTTTGGAGTTCCTGCAATCCTCATGTTTTGCTCCACGCTAGTATTTCTCCTCGCCTCTTCGTTATACATTAAACACAAGGCTAACAAAAGCTTGTTCACCGGATTACTTCAAGTAATCGTCGTTGCTTACAAGAATCGTAAGCTTAGCTTTCCATCGGATTACTCGAGTGGTTATCATCGCGAGGAAGCCTCTGCTTATACATCTCCAACTGATAGATTAAG GTTCTTGAACAAGGCCTGCATCATCAAGAATCCTCAGGATGTATCTTCGACCGGCGTTTCTTCTAACCGGTGGGATCTATGCACAATTGATCAAGTTGAGGAGCTGAAAGCACTAATCAAAATCATCCCTTTGTGGTCTACAGGAATCATGGTGTCCGTAAACATAAGTCAAAACTCATTTCCCTTGCTTCAGGCCAAATCAATGGACAGGCACATCGGTTCGAACTTTCAGATCCCTCCAGGCTCATTCGGGATGTTCTCAATCATCGCGATAGCAGTTTGGGTCATCTTATACGATCGTGTCATCATACCATGTGCATCCAAGATTAGAGGCAAGAAAGTGTATATTGATCCCAGACTAAGAATGGGAGCTGGGATCTTCCTCTCTAGCGTGGCCATGTTAGTTTCCGGAATCGTGGAGCGTATTCGGAAAAGAAAGGCGATCGAGCAAGGATTACTAAACAATCCAAGTGGAGTGGTGCACATGTCGGCTCTCTGGCTCGTGCCACAATATAGCTTTAGCGGTTTCGCAGAAGCCTTGAACATAATCGGCCAAATCGAGTTTTACTACTCTGAGTTCCCAAAGAGCATGTCGAGCATAGCAACCTCCTTGTCTGGCGTGGGGATGGGCGTTGCAAACTTGTTTGCTAGCATTATATTGAGCAATGTGGATAACATAACAGGTGGAGGAGGAAAAGAGAGTTGGGTTTCGAATAACATCAACAAGGGTCACTACGAGTATTACTATTGGCTCCTTGCAACTCTGTGTTCCGTAAATATGTTATATTTTCTTGTTTGTAATTGGTTTTATGGACCCAGCGTGAAGAAAGTAGTGAAAAGTAGCATTGAAGGGGATGGATTATAG